A stretch of the Argentina anserina chromosome 6, drPotAnse1.1, whole genome shotgun sequence genome encodes the following:
- the LOC126798902 gene encoding ethylene-overproduction protein 1 has protein sequence MQHNIFTTMRSLKIMDGCKGTQVFAINPAGTAPTNGPVVDKVAQSAHSRVNSVRSRSNWSFQAPNPTGNNAVVESLLPYGLPASDLLEPQIDPGLKSVDFVETLADVYRRIEDCPQFEKCKMYVEQCAIFRGISDPKLFRRSLRSARQHAVDVHTKVVLAAWLRYERREDELVGSSSMTCCGRNVECPKASLVAGYDPESVYDSCVCSRSDENADGETAGEECSTSRVEDADMSFYIGEDEIRCVRYKIASLSTPFRTMLYGGFTETRREKINFTQNGVSPEAMRAVEMYSRTGKLDSFQVRIVLDMLAFSNRFCCDELKSACDAHLASLVCELEDAMVLIDYGLEEMAYLLVAACLQVFLRELPNSVHNPNMMRLFCSSEARQRLSMAGHCSFVLYYFLSQIAMEEDMMSNTTVMLLERLGECATESWEKQLAFHQLGVVMLERQEYKDAQCWFEAAIEAGHVYSMVGVARAKYKRGHKYVAYKQMNSLISDYTPVGWMYQERSLYCIGKEKMMDLNMATQLDPTLSYPYKFRAVSLMEENQIGSAITEINKIISFKVTPDCLELRAWFSIALEDFEGSLRDVRALLTLEPNYMMFHGKLHGDHLVDLLHPLVQQWSQADCWMQLYDRWSSVDDIGSLAVVHHMLANDPGKSLLRFRQSLLLLRLNCQKSAMHSLRLARNHSSSEHERLVYEGWILYDTGHREEALAKAEESISLQRSFEAFFLKAYALADSNLDSESSTYVIQLLEEALRCPSDGLRKGQALNNLGSVYVDSDKLDLAADCYTNALNIKHTRAHQGLARVYHLKNQRKAAYDEMTKLIEKARNNASAYEKRSEYCDRDMAKSDLSMATQLDPLRTYPYRYRAAVLMDDHKEAEAIEELSKAIAFKPDLQLLHLRAAFHESMNDFVSTVRDCEAALCLDPSHGDTHELYGKARERVNEQR, from the exons ATGCAGCACAATATATTCACCACAATGCGCAGCTTGAAGATCATGGATGGGTGTAAAGGCACGCAGGTTTTCGCCATTAATCCAGCTGGAACCGCACCCACCAATGGCCCTGTGGTCGACAAGGTTGCTCAAAGTGCTCACAGCCGGGTCAACTCGGTTCGATCCAGATCGAACTGGAGCTTCCAAGCCCCGAACCCGACCGGAAACAATGCCGTGGTCGAGAGTCTTCTCCCCTATGGGCTTCCCGCTTCGGATCTCCTCGAGCCCCAAATTGATCCCGGCCTCAAGTCCGTTGATTTCGTCGAGACCCTGGCCGACGTTTACCGCAGGATCGAGGATTGCCCGCAGTTCGAGAAATGTAAGATGTACGTGGAGCAATGCGCGATATTTCGGGGGATTTCGGATCCGAAACTGTTCCGGCGGAGTCTCCGGTCGGCGAGGCAGCACGCGGTGGATGTGCACACCAAGGTGGTGCTGGCGGCGTGGTTGAGGTACGAGAGGAGGGAGGATGAGCTGGTTGGATCGTCTTCAATGACGTGCTGTGGTCGAAATGTCGAATGTCCCAAGGCTAGTTTGGTGGCTGGTTATGATCCGGAGTCTGTTTATGATTCCTGCGTTTGTTCTCGGAGCGATGAAAATGCGGATGGTGAGACAGCAGGTGAGGAATGTTCAACATCAAGAGTTGAGGATGCTGATATGTCATTTTACATTGGGGAGGATGAGATTAGGTGTGTTAGATACAAGATTGCATCGCTGTCGACGCCCTTTAGGACAATGTTGTATGGGGGATTTACGGAGACGAGGAGGGAGAAGATCAATTTCACACAGAATGGGGTGTCTCCGGAGGCAATGAGAGCAGTGGAGATGTATAGCAGGACTGGGAAGTTGGATTCTTTTCAAGTGAGGATTGTTTTGGACATGCTTGCGTTTTCAAACAGGTTTTGTTGTGATGAGCTGAAGTCAGCTTGTGATGCTCATTTGGCTTCCCTGGTTTGTGAATTGGAGGATGCAATGGTGTTGATTGACTATGGATTGGAGGAGATGGCTTATCTTCTAGTGGCAGCTTGTTTGCAGGTGTTTTTGAGAGAGCTTCCGAATTCGGTGCACAATCCTAACATGATGAGATTGTTTTGTAGTTCAGAAGCTAGGCAAAGATTGTCCATGGCCGGGcattgttcttttgttttatatTATTTCTTGAGCCAGATAGCCATGGAGGAAGACATGATGTCAAACACAACAGTGATGCTCCTAGAGAGGCTGGGAGAGTGTGCTACTGAAAGTTGGGAGAAGCAACTCGCATTTCACCAGTTGGGGGTTGTGATGCTCGAGAGGCAGGAATACAAAGATGCTCAATGCTGGTTTGAAGCAGCCATTGAAGCAGGTCATGTGTATTCCATGGTGGGTGTTGCAAGGGCCAAATACAAGCGTGGCCATAAATATGTAGCTTACAAGCAGATGAACTCGCTCATTTCGGACTACACACCAGTTGGTTGGATGTATCAGGAGCGTTCTCTGTATTGCATCGGAAAGGAGAAGATGATGGATTTGAATATGGCTACTCAATTGGATCCAACTCTATCATATCCATACAAGTTTAGGGCTGTTTCTCTGATGGAAGAGAATCAGATTGGATCAGCCATCACAGAGATCAATAAAATTATTAGTTTCAAGGTCACCCCTGATTGTCTTGAACTACGGGCTTGGTTTTCAATTGCTCTAGAGGATTTTGAAGGATCTCTGAGAGATGTCAGGGCACTCTTGACTTTGGAACCGAATTACATGATGTTTCATGGGAAACTACATGGTGATCATCTAGTAGATCTGCTCCATCCTCTCGTCCAGCAATGGAGTCAGGCTGATTGTTGGATGCAACTATATGACAGATGGTCCTCTGTGGATGATATTGGTTCTCTAGCTGTTGTACATCATATGTTGGCAAATGACCCTGGGAAGAGCCTTCTGCGCTTTAGGCAGTCTCTCCTGCTATTACG GTTGAATTGTCAAAAGTCCGCAATGCATAGTCTgcgattggctcgaaatcatTCTAGTTCTGAACATGAACGGCTTGTGTATGAAGGATGGATATTGTATGACACTGGCCATCGTGAAGAAGCACTGGCAAAGGCTGAGGAGTCCATTTCACTTCAAAGATCATTTGAAGCATTTTTCCTAAAAGCTTATGCTTTAGCAGACTCAAATCTTGATTCTGAGTCTTCAACGTATGTAATCCAGCTTCTGGAGGAAGCACTTAGATGCCCTTCAGATGGCCTTAGAAAAGGACAA GCACTAAATAACTTAGGAAGTGTCTACGTAGATTCTGATAAGCTGGATCTTGCTGCTGACTGCTACACCAATGCACTAAACATTAAGCATACACGAGCACATCAGGGTCTAGCACGAGTGTATCACCTTAAAAATCAGCGGAAAGCTGCTTATGATGAGATGACAAAGCTGATAGAGAAGGCTCGCAACAATGCCTCAGCTTATGAGAAACGTTCAGAATACTGTGATCGTGACATGGCAAAGAGTGATCTAAGTATGGCGACACAATTAGATCCATTGAGGACATATCCATACAGATATAGGGCAGCAG TTTTGATGGATGACCACAAAGAAGCAGAAGCTATAGAAGAGCTGAGTAAGGCCATAGCTTTCAAGCCAGATCTCCAGCTTTTACATCTTCGAGCAGCATTCCATGAATCTATGAATGACTTTGTGTCCACTGTCCGGGACTGTGAAGCAGCTCTCTGCCTTGACCCAAGCCATGGCGACACTCATGAACTATATGGTAAAGCACGGGAGCGTGTTAATGAACAAAGGTGA
- the LOC126796726 gene encoding uncharacterized protein LOC126796726: MLNFNAPLLSTRRPGKSRNTRLHGRSLSASEERVPFSWEQAPGKSKYPNTTDDSHDGDTPRPKLPPGWWHWHRPLQSTNIVVPDKENDQELHDRDEGCDADIDDDVGAVDYNHVDDVDLDDEAFSDAIDVFSLSEAIDIVEKKAQREHDHLDALKLKLAESNEMNQLSPNFIIERFLPDAAALAASSALNLSAPQNNSNQEFCYPWNYPEPEAFVSRTIGQSPPKGCGFFPWRMKQHKLCGIKSPVVCSQQPHSIVKHKKH, translated from the coding sequence ATGCTGAACTTCAATGCACCACTCCTCTCAACAAGGCGTCCCGGAAAATCCAGGAACACTAGATTACATGGCAGGTCGTTGAGTGCGAGTGAAGAAAGAGTTCCCTTTTCGTGGGAACAAGCTCCCGGCAAGTCCAAGTATCCGAACACCACTGACGATAGCCATGACGGCGACACACCCCGGCCGAAGCTGCCACCAGGCTGGTGGCACTGGCACCGGCCTCTTCAATCAACAAACATTGTTGTTCCGGACAAAGAGAATGATCAGGAACTTCATGACCGCGATGAGGGATGTGATGCTGatattgatgatgatgttggTGCAGTTGACTACAATCATGTAGATGATGTTGATCTCGACGATGAAGCCTTCTCCGATGCCATTGACGTGTTCTCATTGTCAGAGGCTATAGACATTGTGGAAAAGAAAGCACAAAGAGAACATGATCACTTGGATGCTCTGAAGTTGAAGCTCGCAGAGTCCAATGAGATGAACCAACTCTCTCCAAACTTCATAATCGAACGCTTTCTTCCAGACGCTGCTGCACTGGCTGCATCATCTGCTCTAAATCTAAGTGCACCACAGAACAATTCAAACCAGGAATTTTGTTATCCGTGGAACTACCCTGAACCGGAGGCTTTCGTGTCAAGAACCATCGGGCAATCTCCACCTAAAGGTTGTGGTTTCTTCCCATGGCGCATGAAGCAGCACAAGCTTTGTGGTATAAAGAGCCCTGTAGTGTGTTCACAACAACCTCATTCTATTGTAAAACACAAAAAACATTAG
- the LOC126796727 gene encoding 60S ribosomal protein L13-1-like: MAEGFTELRDVARKLTAARRSASSLRVATMRLAKVVGVAVRATEAGGGGSPVAIRERERERRVILDVDCALEGFQTNVLHLKTYKQKLVVFPRRAGKFKAGDSATEELANATVNVVITEWVADHTLQGPLLAIQQEKPVTELVKVTADMKKINAYDKLRIERVNVRHVGARAKRAAEAEKEEKK, translated from the exons ATGGCGGAGGGATTCACGGAGCTTCGGGATGTCGCGCGGAAgctcacggcggcgaggcgaAGTGCGTCGAGCTTGAGGGTTGCTACGATGAGGCTTGCGAAGGTTGTGGGAGTGGCGGTGAGAGCCACGGAGGCCGGAGGGGGTGGATCGCCGGTGGCGAttcgagagagggagagagagag ACGTGTGATCTTGGATGTTGATTGTGCTCTTGAGGGGTTTCAAACCAATGTTCTCCACTTAAAGACATACAAGCAGAAGTTGGTTGTCTTCCCAAGGCGTGCTGGCAAATTTAAGGCCGGTGATTCCGCAACTGAGGAGCTAGCAAATGCAACTGTTAACGTAGTGATTACCGAATGGGTGGCTGATCACACA CTCCAAGGTCCTCTCTTGGCAATTCAACAAGAGAAACCAGTCACCGAACTCGTGAAGGTCACTGCAGATATGAAGAAAATCAATGCATATGACAAGCTTCGTATTGAGCGGGTCAATGTCCGTCATGTTGGGGCCAGGGCAAAGAGGGCAGCTGAGGCTGAGAAGGAAGAAAAGAAGTAA